Part of the Solanum pennellii chromosome 10, SPENNV200 genome is shown below.
ATGGAAACAACTTAATAAGaaacattttaatttgatgAATGGATCTTTAGGATCATATTCAAAAGCTTCTCTTAACCTTGCAAGAATGGTTCCTCTTATGTACAATTATGATGATAAACAATCTCTTCATGTCCTCCAAGAGTACATCAACTCTATGTTGTATGATGTATGATATATAATGTATCCCTTGACTTTATTTATGGAtcattagtatatatatacacaacatGAATAGCATGTTGGTGTACAATGTAATGAAATTGTCTAAGTCATTATAAACTCTAGTCAGAGTTAATATCTTAAAAAGATCAgttaagtttgaaaatttatcttgtAAAGTTATTGAgttttgttttgtatcaattgAATCATTCAATTTGTgtatttgtatcaataaaattacTCAACTAAATTTACCGTTAAAATATTGACTACAAAGACATTTTTGAACCAAAGTATTAAGACGTGCTCTTGTTGTTTTCTTGTTGCTGCGGCCTCAATACAATTCTGGCTATCCTCTCTCTTCTTTTGCACACCGGCACCGCTCCGTGGGCTTGCCAGTTTTCACATTAATAAGACAAGTCTGATAGAAAGAGGACGTCTCTACCCCTTCACCTGACACCTATTGTTACTCAGAAATCCCCGCTTTCAACTTTTAGCattattattcataattcactacatcattatcataattcaataaagaaGCCAAAAATGTGTAGGGATAGCTATGGCCTAATATTCCTCCGTGTATATACGTATTGATGACATGCATGCaacaaaattatcataatattcCCACGTGAGAAAGCAAATTTACTTGAgcctattatattttttttcgtaATAAAGACCGGGCCATGAACTGGACGATAGAGGGTAATTGTGATTTATTGAGAGATTTTGGAATCTTAATCCAAATTAGATTAGTATAGGAATGTGAGgtctatattaaaattttgattaatttcgAATCATATAATACAAAGCTTAAACTCAAGacttttaatttatgatattgaaaCAGTTGCATTACTATATATACCACGACTCATGTTGATAGCCTGTATTCTCTTTCAAACGCCCCCACACCGGGTGTTATGATGGGGACGCGGTGAAGGACATGCGAAAAATGTAAACTTATTCACCTGACTATGGTTATATGATATACTTGTTAATATAATATGATCTTgacctttaaaaattaaataaaatatatatctctCATCTAAACGTGTActtaataaaatgaagaaaaaaacgGGGCCAATCCTTCATgaataaacacaaaattaatCCAGATAAGAAAATAGGAAGAGTTATACCAATGATAAGTGACGTTATAAGTTTCggctatttattttttgaagaaaaattcaTATGATATTCTATTTAtgagtaaaatagaaaatataaaattatagtaatttcaaaaggaaaaaaaaagcatATCATTCATTTTAGATAAGACTAAAAAGTATTTATGATACATAAGAGTGTATACTTATACACtatccatatatatttttatcaattgaaTCACACTGAAAAATCACCATACAACATAGATTTAATATATTCTTGGAGGACAGGGAGGAATTGATTATCATCATAATTGTACATAAGAGGGACAATCCTTGCAGAATTAAGagaaattaacttttgaaaattgaCTCATGATATATAAATGTTCCTTGTTGAATTTCTTCCATTCATCTCTATTAGCTTAATCACATGTTCTCTTGCCAATTCaatggacaaataaaaatggaaatttatttataatatagtaGATACATAAAAATGAACGATTTAACTAATTTCGATAAAAAGAAGTCCAAACATGTAATAATACCGCATTTCGCAAATTTTGAGTAGGGTTTTGTCCATAGATTTTGTGCATATTATAGCCAATGTCATTAATGGTATTATAAAGAGCCTTATAAGATGATCTCATGTATTCTGGTAAGTCCAACATGACACATAATTTCCACCTGAAATAATTAAGGAAAACTTACATTCTATGTctatttgtatataaatagagtatcatttttcatctaaaacaagaaaattaaaagctCAAATAAAATACCTATTTGACAGCTTGAGTGAAGAGGGTTAATTCTTCAACAGTtccataaacataaaaaatgccatcgtatataaaagaaattgtatAATTGTAAGTGTACAAaatgattatatacaatttgaatttgcataaaacgagaaagggagaaaggcaaaagagacttgagcagggaatatacaattgaatcgaattgtataaaacgagaaagagagaaattatatacaatttgaatttatataaaacgagaaagagagaaagacaaaagagacttgggcagggaagtacttttattatataattataagtgtgtaAGACGAAGATATATgcatttgcatgtgtatatatacaatattctctcgctttatacaattagaaacataatttatacaattatattgtataaagCGATCAAAGGAagcgagagtggcgagcgagaatatgAGGGAAAGAGGGACTTgcaaacagtttgctatggaacacaaataaatcaaatggTAGCTACTATATTGTtctatattattagtttgtcattctataCAATTATCGCTTTGCTTTATgatattacttcattttattttattttattttgtatcttaATTTATTATcctgtttttttattattaaccttttccttatttttttaaaaaaatcgaaAGTCTTACTCACAACGATCTCGATactctataaatatataaataaaatttacgtATATTTAAACCTCTCTAGTGTCTAGATctcataataaaattattataatcgTATACGTATACTATTTTACTATGAATGGCTCTACTCCCTCCAAAACCAAGGTAGATGAACCATTGAATTCAAATCATTACTACGAATAAATGTcttaagaaaacaaataattatcACCCTcgtatttaattcatttattgaCTTATCAcctacttttttgtttttatttttgaggtTGTTCTAAACAATTTCAATCGAATTTATGGGCAGtgatattttgataattaagaaaaacatgcccttttattctttaatcttaaaccaaatttaagttgattaaagattattttaattaatttcaaattactAATTACCTTGAATTTTCCTTAAATCACTGAAAAACAAAATTCACAAAGGCTTAACTCTATCGAAGAATTAGACACACCAAAAAAAGATATCCTTTAACTAAGTCGATAAAATGTACGACAATGGATAATTCAAATAACGTTCATATTCTAAAGtacacaaaattttctttaattgtCAATTTCTCAGTTATTTAATGCctgaaaagaacaaaaagtacaaaaaaaaacaaaaaaacaaaaccaGTTACTACTATAAACTTTTCTACTTTGCCATTTATAATCATATGAATACATCTTATTATACACATATTATCGATtagttatttgttattttaatagGATTATTTCTATTACATACATGATATTATTAATGATTAAGAAGATTTATTTAACaccaaattttaaacatatattaaatctttatatgttgggatttttttttattttgtaagattATAGAGTATTAGGTAcatgttgttattgtttataTATTGAGATTGAGATAATAGAATAGCGTCATATTAATTAAAGCTAATAATGGCAATAATGACAATGgcattataataaaaataatttttagcaatattaaatattgatattaataaaaagCGCTAAAATTTTTACAGACATTAGTTAAGtatcattagaaccaatgtggCTTAAAActttaggaacatatacaaagagtgctaATTATATCTAAAAATACATAGTTAccgataattaaaaattaattatttttaattattattttttatgtagtgtGAACACGAATACATAAAATTATActtaaagaaatatattattttaatatgattaaaccaatacacaagaaaaaaaagttgaatgaaatcaccaaataattttttttttttggggggggggggttatgaatttattcattaatgaaaagaaagaaatacattttcttgaatgaaataaactacatgaaaaattacatttcaaaaatgataatattatttattttttgaatgaatCACCACCTTAGTATTTTTGGGAAATACTTTTGAATAAGAGATAGATAATATGGCTTTACTTTTTCCACATCAATTCTAACATTGCTCTTACTATACAAATCATACTTGTTAAATATATTGAGCCACTTCATATTCTCTttgtcttcttcattcatcaaatgTTTATATGCTCCTGATTTATGTAATGCGTAAAATGAGTGATAACGTATAACAAATAATGCAGCATAAGGAAGTGTAGTCCCATTTTCCTTAGCAACTAaatacatataatcatcatgtCCCCATGACATAACAACTTTGTTAAGTCCACAACCTTCTTCATATACACCATTTTTTGTgttataaatcatgttgtttatatcttgattttctttaaaatatttatggtGAACGATCGATTCGTCGAAAGCACAACCAAGAGGGAATGTATCACCAACAACAGCCCATTGAGGAAGTTCACCAAAGCTTGGATGAAGAAGAACTTTACCTAGGTCATGAATAAGGCCAGTCAAATGTAACCAATCTTCATTTGGATAATCTTTTCTAATTGCTTCAGCTGTTTGTAACAAATGTTCTATTTGTGGTTCATCTAAATCAGGATCACtatcatcaacaacatcattCAAAAGTTCACAACAATCCCATATACTCATTTcaattttgttcaattttccATATTCTTTTCTCATTTTTGTAACATAATCATATGTTTGGTTAATATGTTGAACCCTATAAAATTCCTCAACACTTTTTTGCCTTTCACTTTTTGCATTATAATCCCTAAATGATTGACCAAATGCATTTATGTTTGACACTTCAAATACTACTCCTTCATTGCCATTGAATGATGCCACTTTTTTCTCCTCCACTTCCACTTGTAATCCAAACTCATCACCCTGCtcatgaataataataaaatcaataaaacttAGCACATATAATTTCTTGCATGGTGCAACAGTAAGGTGGTGAAAATTCAGACTCTGCCACTTAGCACGAAAATCATGAATTTTGGAGGAAAAGGTTTGATAAAAGTTAATTATGTCTCAACTTACCCTCATATcttaagctaaaataaataataaataaatcacattaTGAGGATATTTCATGAATGACTACATAGTTATATATAGCgtaaaacaattttattatatattatcagtgtataaaaattaaaatcttacgTGATTATAGCTCGTTTGGCGCTGGCTAAGAAGATCTTCTTGATTAGAGCTTCTGCATGAAACTTGAATACTTCTTTTGCTTCCAATTTGGGCATTGTTTTTGGTTTTGTTCATACAAAGATATTGTGAAGGGAAGAGGGCTCGTACCATTGCCATTATTAGATAATTTACTCTTAAGATATATATTTggtaatatatataactttaagAGTATTAGTTTGAAGATATAACAATTCGAACCTAACCCCTCTATTTATAATAGTTTATATCTAACCATAGATACTGTTTGGGAAAATAAATGTGTACCTCAAGGTGTTAGGTCATgattataatttctttattttttttcttgtagtgatactttttgtttttacGGAACAAAAATTGGCATCGTGAACCACCTAAATAGGACAAAAAGGTGCTGTTTGTGCCTTTGTGGTGGTTGTTGAACCACCTAAAATAGGCAAGAAAATCAACAAGTTGATTAATTAACAAGTTGTGGTCCAAACTATGCTATCAATATGCACAATTAAATTGAGTcctacttttttattttgcaaaaataaagtatataaattgatttataACTTATCTTATAGTTTAACTTATAGCTTATCTTTTAGTTATAACCTATAGTTCCGAAGATAATGTACTGTTACATTACATTAATTTCTATTTatcattttgtgaaaaataaaatataaattgactCATAACTTGTATCTAAACGAAGTaataatatttacttattttttgttacactacttttgattttaaagatcaaattcaaaattaaaaataacgtaatcatcaataatatttacgaagtaataatattatcttCTCGCTACCTTTCTCCGTGTTATCATCAAGATCCAAAAATGAATGTGATGACTCTTGTTTTCTCCTACCAAGACAAGTCATTCTAAAACCCAAAACATAACAACAAATGTAGAAGTAAAACAAGAATGaaagtttagaattttaattttacgcAGATAACACGACCAACTTAAATAAACCTTAAAAACTTGAATATCACGTGTACAAACCCCTAATGTATTACAattgtttaaagaaaaatacaaatctCAAAGTCATTTTTTCTAGAATAGAATAAGATCATAATAAAGGAATAAAGAGATGTCTGTTAGGATGACAAGCAGCTGCTTCAACACTCTCTATAATAAGCCTCAGATGTAGAAGGGAGAAAAAGTAATCACGCAGATCCGAACTTTGAACCTACAAGAGTATAGAAGCAAGGGAGTGAGTAAACAACATGGTACTCAACAAATAACCTGTTAACTCGAAGTAAGTAATATTGATAAGGGTACTCCAAACACCTCAATCGAACCTCTTCAACCATAACTTGCACAGAATCAACCCCAACTAACAGTTCACAGTTAATATATCACAAAATGCCAACACCTTTAACACATACGAGTCATCAATACAACCAAAAAATGACATCATTCCTAGACCAAATTCCACATTCTAGAGcggatgaaattgatgaaatgCTATTTTGAGACTCCAAATTCATATTGTTACGAAATACCACCTTAGACCttataaaattcacaatttttataatcaaattttaaaaccaACTTTGCAGACTAAACAAAAATGACCCTAGACAATTATTGGAAACAGttattttatgaagattttcaaaaataatcgTCCAAGTCTTACATCTTCCTAACACAAAggtctataaaaaaaataatctttctaTTCCAtggaagtaaaaataaaatatgcatttatcTTATCATTTTCCGAGTCTGTAAAATTTTAtcgaatatattattataaatttgtgtGAGTGGCTCTCCTCCCTCCAGCACCTAGGTAAATGAGCCTATTATGGTCACACtcacatatataaatttcaaaattaaatgtcTACACGTTGAATTTCCTATTCAATAGGGTCTACTTCCCAGCATGTACCACTAAATTCTTTATCACAAAAAAGAGTCCCAACATTTAATTCATTCACACCTACTTTCACTTTCTATGATAATGGAGAgttagatataaaaaataatttattttgttatattagatttttatatttaatgatCTTTTAAGAAACTAATGATCAGATGAAGAAGGTTTTTGTGACTTCTCATTACTTCTTACATATTGTTTGTTATCATGatgtattcaaaataataagTTTTGTATAATTTCTATTATAACAGAAAATATTTGCTTATAAAAAAATCCAACACTTTTTAGGTTTGAGAAATGTAAAATGTTTTGAGAGGGATTTGATGGGTAATTATTTCTTATGTCATTGATCAATCTAATGCATGTGTTCGAAACTTGAAATCATTTGTATTAATACATGAAAATTCATGATAGAAAAGTgtaccaaaataataataataataataataataataatacacaaaattactacttgtatttgaaaaattatatctatTTTATATGTTAATTCGATTTTTTAAAGGGCATGAATAACCTTAAATAATACATGAAAATTCATGATAGATAAGTgtaccaaaataataataataataataataataataatacacaaaattaatacttgtatttgaaaaattatatctatTTTATATGTTAATTCGATTTTTTAAAGGGCATGAATCAccttaataatttatataatttgatacGAAAGAAATACCAAGTAATAAGGagtgataatatttttttattaccaaaaaaaaaaagatttaccttcttttttttggtcATACTACATTTGAATTTAAAGagtctaaatgaattatgggGATATAACTTTTAATCTCAatattaaattgattatatttttgtgaattcagacttattatttattgtaaatgtaaatttaattcaattcttatatcaaaattatgcTCTTCCATAaatatcctttttctttttattactaGTAATATTTAGTAATTGCGTGAATTTTGTctatctctatatttttttttattatatttttttctgaaataacaaataaaataaatttcacaaatatCATATTCTCTTTGTTCCCACTTGCAAtagttatatattttgaattcataCATTATTATTTGTGGGCTCCCTCCAAACCCTAAGTAGATGAAGAATAAATGTATAAGAGTAATTGTAGTGGTCATATGTATTATAGATTTTAGAAATAAAgtctatatattaaaaattcttTTCCAATAGGGTCTACTGCCAGCATAATGTATGGTACGGTACCACCAACTTGTTGTTTGcccacaaaaaaattatttttaattattgatgaataatatcACATTAAATTCAAATGTAGCATACTATATCAAAGTTCCAAAATATTCTTAGCACCCTCTATGTTTCAATTTGGAAAAGTTTTCTCCCAACTAATTGGGCCGACCTGTTCGGTAAGCCCGGGACCGATACCCGCCCCCTTTACTTAATTTGCTGGATCGGTCCCGATATTTTTTGCTCAAAGCCTATCAAAGCTTAGAGATGTCAATATGGGCTAACTCATTTCATCCGGGTTAATTCGTACATGCTTTGTTATTTTACGGGTCAGACATGGCTAATCTATTTTTTGTGTGGGCCAGAAAATATTTGGTCGGACTCACAA
Proteins encoded:
- the LOC107031864 gene encoding inositol oxygenase 1-like, whose product is MAMVRALFPSQYLCMNKTKNNAQIGSKRSIQVSCRSSNQEDLLSQRQTSYNHGDEFGLQVEVEEKKVASFNGNEGVVFEVSNINAFGQSFRDYNAKSERQKSVEEFYRVQHINQTYDYVTKMRKEYGKLNKIEMSIWDCCELLNDVVDDSDPDLDEPQIEHLLQTAEAIRKDYPNEDWLHLTGLIHDLGKVLLHPSFGELPQWAVVGDTFPLGCAFDESIVHHKYFKENQDINNMIYNTKNGVYEEGCGLNKVVMSWGHDDYMYLVAKENGTTLPYAALFVIRYHSFYALHKSGAYKHLMNEEDKENMKWLNIFNKYDLYSKSNVRIDVEKVKPYYLSLIQKYFPKILRW